The genomic stretch ATTGCCTCCAATTTTAAAATCCCCAATTCTGGTAGGATCAAAATTGTACTGCCCCTGTACATGATAAAGAGCTGAGCGATCCACAAACTTAGAACCACCATCACTAAAAGATCGTTCGGTGATATATGTAAATAATGAGTCAAATGAAGCACTTCCAGGATTTAAAGCATCTTCAGGACCATAAGTTACATTTACAGTTTCCCTTGTTTGATCGTGAAGCCCTTGAACGAGTGAAGCATTTTCTTCAAGTACAATGTTGAGCTGTTTTTCAAACTCATCCCGAGGCAAACTTGTGCTTGGATAGCCGGGTAGATTTTGAACTTCTGGTGACCCTATAAAGCTCCAATAGTTTCTATAAGTACTTCCCCATACCCCTTCATCCACATATGCATTTTGCATTTGCAAAGCTGTAAAATAGGCGTCATAAGAGTTTCCCGCATCCTCATTAGTTGAATAAGCTCGAACAAACCACTTATCTTTTTTAGAGAGTTCTATTCGGTTTTGATAAAACTGAATATCTTTTAAGCTATATCTATTATCCCCTTGGTATACAGTTGTTCCATACCCAAAATTAAAAGCATAGATAAGTTCTAAATCTTTCTTGATACGGTAATGAAGAGATGTTCCTAGCTTTAGATTTCTGGTATCATAATCTACCAGATCTTTCTCCTCAATTCCTGTTCTGTAAAAGTTACCGAGACCTGGATAGGTTTTTATATCACCACCATCATCAAAGCGTGTTTCATCACCATATCTGTTAATAGCATCATAACCTCCAGGGTTGTCTATTCCTTCCTCGCTTTGATCTGTTGGGTCTAGGTTATCAGCTTCCCAATCATCAGCTCTCAAGTAATATAGATTGATCTTAAAAGCGAAATTTTCATAATCCTTTCCAAAAACTTTGTAAGCTTCGGCATAGCGCACGGCTGTTTCCACGAGATTTCGCTCCCCTACTTTTACACTGGCACTTATTCCTTGATAGTCAAAAGGGTTTTTAGTGGTCATACTGATTACCCCGTTGAATGCACCAGGTCCATAAAACGCTGTACTTGCTCCTGCAATAATGTCCACATTTTGAATGTCCAATTCAGAGGCACCCAGAAAGTTACCTAAAGAAAAGTTGAGTCCCGGAGCTTGATTATCCACTCCGTCAATAATTTGTAAAGAGCGCACAGGTGATGTGCTATTGAAACCTCTTGTATTAATTACCTTAAAACCAATACTTGCTGAAGTAAGGTCTACTCCTTTTAGGTTTCCAAGTCCATCGTAAAAACTAACGGCCGGGGTTTCTTTAATGGCCAAAGCATCCATAGCTTCCACAGTCAAGGCACTTTCTCTTTGCTTTGCGCTAAGACGCTGCTCTACTACACTGACTTCTCCCAACATTTCAGTGTCTTCTGCAAGTTTTACACTAATAGGTGAACTAGCACTTGAAACGGTAATGTCTTGTGCTTGGTATCCAATAAAAGTTACCTGTAATGTAAGTGGAAAACTGGCTCCTTTTGCATTCAACTGAAAGTTGCCATCAAAATCTGTGGTGGTACCTTGAGTGGTTCCTTTTATTATAACGTTAGCTCCAATTATTGGCTCATTTGTCTTCCCATCATAAATGGTCCCTTTCAAAACTTGAGCGTGAATACCATACATACATAGCAGTAATATGGCCGTGGTAAAAAATTTCCCCATTAAATATGTGTGTTCGTGCTTGGTTGAAACTACGAAAATATTTTCACCAAAACCAGTAGGAAATCTCCTATGCGTATTTTTGGGGTTCAAGTTTAAACACCTGAAAATAAAACATTCAGAAATGACGGGAGCTCTGCTATCAGTACAACACAGATTTTTTTAACTCTTTTTTTTCGGTAAGAAACCTTAAATTTTAGTCTTTAGAAAGACTTTGGATGAGACCTTTATCTAAAATAGGGCGTTTAGCTTTCATGATAATCCAATAGGCTATGAAAGCGAGGCTAGTACCTAAAATACTTCCGACTAAAACATCTATGAGGAAATGCTGGCTTAGGTAAATACGGCTATAGCCCACCAAAGCTGCTGTAATAAACAGAGCAAGCTTTAATCTTTTAGTATTTAAGAAGAAAGCCATCAAAGCGTAAAAAGCGAATGCGCTGGTAGTATGCCCGGAAGGAAAGCTGTTGTTCGTAAGTATCTCCACACCTTCTATCAATCTTAACTCATGAATTTGCGCGAAGTACTGTGGTGGTCTTGGGTAGTCAATAAAAACATGATATTTTAAAACTACAATAGCACATATGCTAAGTAATCCGACCAAAACAAAACCTAAAAAATATCGCCACTTAATAAATGCTGAAATAAAAATAATTGGCAATAAAACATGATAATCCCCCAGGTAAGTTACATATTGGAAAAAGTAATCCAAGAAAGGATTATAGTATGTGTTTTGAAAAATGTGAATTTCATCTTTACTAAAAGACAGCACAAAAAATATCCCGATAGTTAGTAAAATAACCATCGGGATAAAAAAGAATTTGTTCTTATTTACAAATGAAGCTACCTTCAAAGGTTTATGCGCCTATTGTATGAAAAAGCTCGTGAATTTGGCTTTCCCAAAGGAGCTTGTCCTCTTCTACTTCATCTTCATCGCTATGATCAGTAACCATAAGCGCTGTGTCATTTGTAAGCTCATCTACTACAATCTTAAACTCGAAGTAGTATTTATTGTCTTCTTCATGATCTTCTTCCCAGCGAAAGCGAATATATTTTTCGGTTTTCTTACCTACCATATAAGCTACGCGCTCATCACCATCCCATATAAAGGTGTACTTCTCACCACGAGAATTTACATCATCACAAAACCACTCGCTAAGCCCACTAGGGGTGCTCAAAAATGGAAACAACATATGTGGAGATGCCTTAACGGGAAATTCCAATTCGTACTTTATTTTTTCTTCTGTCATTGCTTGATTAGTATCGTTTCTGAAGTTTGCAATATATAAAAATTTACTATCGGGCAAGGCTCAATATTTTTCTTCATTCACTTTGCTGAAATAGATAAAACTGTATATTTGCAGCCCGAAAAATAAAGGACACCCTTTATAAAAACGGTTTAATCACAGTGATGGCGAGGTAGCTCAGGTGGTTAGAGCGCAGGATTCATAACCCTGAGGTCGGGGGTTCGAGTCCCCCTTTCGCTACAAAAGGCAGTCTTTTTAGGCTGCCTTTTTTTATGCAAATTTATTTCACCAAAATAGCTGATTATGCGAATTTTAGGCACCATTCCTCACCCTACTTTTAAGATAGTTGCATATACTATAGAGCGATATTTTTATATAGAAATAGAGGCAGGCCCCATGAAGCAGTGCTACAAATTGCACAAGGAGCAAGTAGATGGATTGGAAGGTGTGAAAAAGTGGCTGGATGAGGACTTTCTAGCACATCTCCAGCACACTTTTGAAACTATGTATAAAAGCCATCAGGCTTCAGTAAATCGAAATTTTCCTAAATAATCTAGGTTAACTGATAAGAAAGCATCTGTGCTAATTCCTGCTCAATAGCTTTTCCACTGTTTCGAGCATACCAAAGCTGCAGGTCTTTATTGATGTCTGCCTTTTCAAAACCTTCTTTTTTCATCCTGGTAAAAAGGTCTTGAGACTCTTTAGGACGTGGTCCCCAAGTGGAAAGCTCTTCTCCTGTTTCTGCGTCAAGACGGATTAGTTTTGGAATACTTCTACCTCCATTAGTAAGGTACTTATCCATTAGCTCCAGATTTTCATCGCGAAGCACCAAATGAAGGTCAATGTTTTCGCTGGCATCAGCCATCTTTGACATTACAGGAACTGAATGTGCGGCATCTCCACACCAAGCTTCTGTAAGTACAATCCAAGTTTCTTTTTTCTCAATATTTTTGAGAAGCGTTTGTACATCAGCGTCAAGCACAAAACGCTTATCCCACTTATTCATGCGGGCAATATTCAGGTCGGTATAGTTTAGCATATCCTCGCTGTGATTATCACCTGTTGTTTTATTATTGGCTCTAAGCCTGTCAATTAGCTCTCTGTACTCAGTATAGCTCATTGAATTTTCTATTGCTTTATCTATCATATTCATATTCTGTATTTCTTATTGTGAGCACAAATTTCTAAATGTCCCTCTTCACCTAATGTCAGAAAGCCGATAGTATTGAGGACTTCTATTTAGTGATAGCAAAGTTAAAGGACTTGATTATCCTAAAATGTGACAAAAGTCACAAAACGAAAAAGGAGGTCAATCAGACCTCCTCTTCAATTATACTCCTGCCCTTCCTTATTTAAATGAAGCAGAAACTTTTGCATTTTTTGGACCTTCTGAATAGTCATAAAACCCTTCTCCGGATTTTACACCAAGTTTGCCAGCCATTACCATATTTACTAAAAGAGGACATGGTGCATACTTAGGATTACCAAGACCTTCGTACAGTACATTCATAATACTAAGACACACGTCCAAACCAATAAAGTCGGCCAATTGCAATGGTCCCATTGGATGTGCCATTCCTAATTTCATAATGGTGTCAATTTCTTCTACACCCGCCACACCTTCGTGTAATGAAATAATAGCCTCGTTAATCATAGGCATCAAAATACGATTGGCCACAAAACCAGGATAATCATTACACTCGGTAGGTACTTTACCCAATCCTTTTGATAAGGCAACGATATTGGCGGTAGTAACATCAGAAGTAGCATAACCGCGAATAATCTCCACCAGTTTCATTACAGGCACCGGATTCATAAAGTGCATACCTATTACCTTATCAGGGCGCTTAGTAGCTGCTGCAATTTTGGTAATAGAAATTGATGAAGTATTAGTCGCCAAAATTGTGTTTTCATCACAAATCTCATCCAGCTGAGCAAAGATTTTTAGCTTAAGGTCTACGTTTTCTGTAGCAGCTTCTACTACCAAATCCACACTCTTCACACCTTCGGCAATAGTCGTGTAAGTTGTTATATTTTCAAGGGTTTCCTTTTTCTTATCTTCATCAATAAGCCCCTTAGATACCTGACGATCCAGGTTTTTGGTAATGGTGGCGATTCCCTTTTTTAAGCTTTCAGGTGAAAGGTCAATAAGGTTTACTTTATGTCCGTGCTGTGCAAACACGTGGGCAATTCCATTACCCATTGTTCCTGCTCCTATTACTGATATAAAATTCATCATCTATAATTTATCTAATTGTCTGTTAATGTTTTCTACTCTCCTACTTGAGTCTTCAATATTTCTTCAATCACAGTTTGATCTTTCGCTGTAAACTCTTCATACAATGGAGTTCCTGGCCCGGAAAACCCGGTATGTATTTTTCTCACGGTATGATCTGCATTCAAATAAATTGCTGTGGGAAAACTCATAATGTGATTTAGCATCGGTAAAAGTTCCGCAGCATTATCATCTTTTGTAGCGCCAGCCAAAAGTACTGGATATTCTATACTAAGGTCATTCACCATCTTATTAGCTCTAGCCAAAGCCATTTCCTTGTTTTTAGCGCGCTCAAAGGTTAGCCCAATTATCTCCAATCCTTCATCATTATATTGATCATAAACTTGACTTAAGTAACGAGTTTCGTCCATGCAATTTGGGCACCAACTTCCCATTATTTGCACAATCACAGGTTTTCCATCATACTTTGGGTCACTAAGGGAAGCAGGTTCACCCTTGAGGTTATTAAAGCTAAAATCAACTTTAGAATAACCTGCTTTTAAGTAAGTTAAAGAGTCAGCATTGCGCAGCTCAAAATCATCATCGCGATAAGCTTTCCAGGTTTTAAAACCGCTGCGACCCGAATAAAACAAACCTTCAATAGTTTGTCCTATCACCTTAGCGTCAAATAGAAAAAGATGCGCACCATCAAAAGCAGAAAGCTGAAGATGATCTCCACTCAAAACTCCTTGTAGGTAGCGATAATCCCCTGTTTCGGTAGCAAAGGTTCCTTTCACTACTTTGCCATATTGTTCAAAATAGGCAATAGCCGGTCTCTCATTTTCGGTTTCAGGATTAAATTTCACGGCCCACTTCTCGTTTATGTCGCAGCATTTTGGCTCTGTAATTTCAAATCTTGCAGAATCACCATACGTTGCTGTAAAAGGCAAGCGATAGTTTTCAGCATCAGGATTGATATAGCTTCCTTGTAAATTATCACTTCCCAGTTTCGCTACTATGTAATTTGCAAAAACCGGCATTTCTATCTTTATAGAATCTTTACTTACACGACTTACAGAGGTTTCAATTTCCTCATCTCCATTAAAAATAAAAAGTGTCATGCTGCTATCTTCCGCAGTTTCTAGTTCAAAATTGAAAGGTAAATCTACACTATCATTCAGCGCAATCACACCACGCCATACTCCGCTGTACGGTTCATTATCTACATTTCCGGTATCGGTCGGGTCACCGCATGCCACCATAAGTATTGGTAATAAACCTAGAAGTGCTTTTTTCATATTGATCCTTTTTGTTGTGCGCTTAATTCTGCAAACTTACTGTTCTCCTTAATACCCGTCACCTTTAGTATACACACAGGTCTAAGTGTATTTTCACGAGTTTCCGGGTTTAAAAATTTTATACTAAGTAAGGTCACTGGGTACGTTCCAAACTTTTCTAAAACCTCAAAGTCAAAATCTTTATCCAAGCTATTAAGGTTTTTTTCTTCAGTGATAATATAGACCTCCCCTTCATTTTGCATACTCAATGCAAGCTTGTTGGAGTTTGTATTTTGCGGGATATTGCCCGAATAGTAGTAATAACTGAAGGACGTAAATCTATAATTGAAAACCTTAGTTTCATCCAGTTCTAAATCCTGTATTGCAAATGCCGTATTACTCCCCATCTGGTACTTCATAATGTTTGGATAAAACCAGGCATTCATAGCAATATTTGCTGCAATCGAAATTAGGACGGAGGCCACAATTAGATTGATACCGCTTTTAAAAGTTTTAAAGAGAAAGTAAAAAGCAACAGCCATAAAAAGCAACGAAATTATAGCTGGCAACCAACTTCCGTCTGAAAATACCCAAAAGTAAATCAGGCAAACTGCAGCAAGAGATGCCACAACAATAAGTGTTTGTATGGAAAGAGATGTGACCTTTAAAGACCTATTGTTTTTTTCCCAAACCTCTTGCCACCATGAGGCTAAGAGTATAGCCGCCAAAGGATACATTACAAATATGTAGTGTGGTAACTTATAAGATGACATCGATAGCGCAATGAAAGGAAGAATAAACCCGCCCAGAGTCAGAAGCTCAGGCATGGTCTTTCTATTCGGAATAGCTTTCACAGCTTTAACTATTCTCGCAAAGAAGGCTACTACAAACATGAGCGCCCAAGGCAGAAAAGACCAAAGGAAGTTATGTACAAAGAAGAACATTCCTGCTCCGTTGGTCCAAACGTTTTCACCAGTAATTCGTCCAAAGCTTTGTGTCCACACATAGAATTTAAGCCCGGAAATATTCTTTTGGTAGTCAAGACCTTGAGGAGTAACCATGGGCACACTTTTTTCCGGCTGTAAGTCAAACTGTGTGTAAAGACCATAAAGCATAGGGCTTAGCAGAAAACCGACCAACACAAGTAGAACTATGTATTGCCATCTAAAAATATCTCGCCATCTACCTGTACCTACAATCCAGCTGCCTACAGCTAA from Owenweeksia hongkongensis DSM 17368 encodes the following:
- a CDS encoding START-like domain-containing protein, whose translation is MPDSKFLYIANFRNDTNQAMTEEKIKYELEFPVKASPHMLFPFLSTPSGLSEWFCDDVNSRGEKYTFIWDGDERVAYMVGKKTEKYIRFRWEEDHEEDNKYYFEFKIVVDELTNDTALMVTDHSDEDEVEEDKLLWESQIHELFHTIGA
- a CDS encoding TonB-dependent receptor, producing MGKFFTTAILLLCMYGIHAQVLKGTIYDGKTNEPIIGANVIIKGTTQGTTTDFDGNFQLNAKGASFPLTLQVTFIGYQAQDITVSSASSPISVKLAEDTEMLGEVSVVEQRLSAKQRESALTVEAMDALAIKETPAVSFYDGLGNLKGVDLTSASIGFKVINTRGFNSTSPVRSLQIIDGVDNQAPGLNFSLGNFLGASELDIQNVDIIAGASTAFYGPGAFNGVISMTTKNPFDYQGISASVKVGERNLVETAVRYAEAYKVFGKDYENFAFKINLYYLRADDWEADNLDPTDQSEEGIDNPGGYDAINRYGDETRFDDGGDIKTYPGLGNFYRTGIEEKDLVDYDTRNLKLGTSLHYRIKKDLELIYAFNFGYGTTVYQGDNRYSLKDIQFYQNRIELSKKDKWFVRAYSTNEDAGNSYDAYFTALQMQNAYVDEGVWGSTYRNYWSFIGSPEVQNLPGYPSTSLPRDEFEKQLNIVLEENASLVQGLHDQTRETVNVTYGPEDALNPGSASFDSLFTYITERSFSDGGSKFVDRSALYHVQGQYNFDPTRIGDFKIGGNGRLYRPNSEGTIFRDTAGQTISNYEFGAFGGWEKKFGERLKLGLTARVDKNENFDFLSSQAVSMVYNFDNLNTLRVSFSSAIRNPTLQDQYLYYNVGRAILLGNLEGYDSLVTQDDIETFLGADTETRRNYEWGYYSVDPVRPEKVQTAEIGYRTTLWKRLFVDANYYYSWYQDFIGFNVGLDIEDDPGAGPADRLSGAQAYRIAANAEDQVTTQGFSLGLNYYFWDYYMLAGNYTWNVLNTATDDPIIPAFNTPENKYNISFSGRDISVWKFKHLGFNITYKWIQGFLFEGSPQFTGYIDSYDLLDAQVSYAFPKQGINLKLGSSNLLNNKVFQVYGGPRVGRLTYFSISYELK
- a CDS encoding phosphatase PAP2 family protein encodes the protein MVILLTIGIFFVLSFSKDEIHIFQNTYYNPFLDYFFQYVTYLGDYHVLLPIIFISAFIKWRYFLGFVLVGLLSICAIVVLKYHVFIDYPRPPQYFAQIHELRLIEGVEILTNNSFPSGHTTSAFAFYALMAFFLNTKRLKLALFITAALVGYSRIYLSQHFLIDVLVGSILGTSLAFIAYWIIMKAKRPILDKGLIQSLSKD
- a CDS encoding 3-hydroxyacyl-CoA dehydrogenase family protein, with the translated sequence MNFISVIGAGTMGNGIAHVFAQHGHKVNLIDLSPESLKKGIATITKNLDRQVSKGLIDEDKKKETLENITTYTTIAEGVKSVDLVVEAATENVDLKLKIFAQLDEICDENTILATNTSSISITKIAAATKRPDKVIGMHFMNPVPVMKLVEIIRGYATSDVTTANIVALSKGLGKVPTECNDYPGFVANRILMPMINEAIISLHEGVAGVEEIDTIMKLGMAHPMGPLQLADFIGLDVCLSIMNVLYEGLGNPKYAPCPLLVNMVMAGKLGVKSGEGFYDYSEGPKNAKVSASFK
- a CDS encoding TlpA disulfide reductase family protein; the encoded protein is MKKALLGLLPILMVACGDPTDTGNVDNEPYSGVWRGVIALNDSVDLPFNFELETAEDSSMTLFIFNGDEEIETSVSRVSKDSIKIEMPVFANYIVAKLGSDNLQGSYINPDAENYRLPFTATYGDSARFEITEPKCCDINEKWAVKFNPETENERPAIAYFEQYGKVVKGTFATETGDYRYLQGVLSGDHLQLSAFDGAHLFLFDAKVIGQTIEGLFYSGRSGFKTWKAYRDDDFELRNADSLTYLKAGYSKVDFSFNNLKGEPASLSDPKYDGKPVIVQIMGSWCPNCMDETRYLSQVYDQYNDEGLEIIGLTFERAKNKEMALARANKMVNDLSIEYPVLLAGATKDDNAAELLPMLNHIMSFPTAIYLNADHTVRKIHTGFSGPGTPLYEEFTAKDQTVIEEILKTQVGE
- a CDS encoding thioredoxin family protein, whose amino-acid sequence is MIDKAIENSMSYTEYRELIDRLRANNKTTGDNHSEDMLNYTDLNIARMNKWDKRFVLDADVQTLLKNIEKKETWIVLTEAWCGDAAHSVPVMSKMADASENIDLHLVLRDENLELMDKYLTNGGRSIPKLIRLDAETGEELSTWGPRPKESQDLFTRMKKEGFEKADINKDLQLWYARNSGKAIEQELAQMLSYQLT
- a CDS encoding ArnT family glycosyltransferase — translated: MERNTFWWLFALVTIVYIIGLPIDIMDVDSAQYAAISREMAENGNYLQVHLYGRDYLDKPPLLFWITSFFFNVFGYANWSFKIGSFLFTLVGVYSTFRLGKLLYNERTGRLAAIILFSCQAFILFNNDVRTDTILTAAVVFAIWQIMEWLHGYKWKWIIGAAVGIACAMMAKGPIGIMVPVLAVGSWIVGTGRWRDIFRWQYIVLLVLVGFLLSPMLYGLYTQFDLQPEKSVPMVTPQGLDYQKNISGLKFYVWTQSFGRITGENVWTNGAGMFFFVHNFLWSFLPWALMFVVAFFARIVKAVKAIPNRKTMPELLTLGGFILPFIALSMSSYKLPHYIFVMYPLAAILLASWWQEVWEKNNRSLKVTSLSIQTLIVVASLAAVCLIYFWVFSDGSWLPAIISLLFMAVAFYFLFKTFKSGINLIVASVLISIAANIAMNAWFYPNIMKYQMGSNTAFAIQDLELDETKVFNYRFTSFSYYYYSGNIPQNTNSNKLALSMQNEGEVYIITEEKNLNSLDKDFDFEVLEKFGTYPVTLLSIKFLNPETRENTLRPVCILKVTGIKENSKFAELSAQQKGSI